The sequence AAAAAGCATGTGAATAAAAAATGGCAAATAATGGGAATCTATTGGCATTCCTATTGTGTACTTTTATTTACTTTACACTACGCACGAAAAAAAACGTAACTTTCTCTAGAAGAATCAATCTGggcttcgaaacaaatttaaatataatcataaGAATTACGTGATGTTGGATTGTGAACAGTACATTAAAGATTATCCCATAAGTACCTACctccagaaactattttttcgaGTCGATAGATCTTCATGTCCTTGCACTCATTGGTGATTCTCGGTGAAACATCGCTCAGATCCTCCAGCTCTGGAGTGATGACGCGCATGTTCTTGCGAACCGTACTTGTGTTGATATTGTAGTACCCGttccacattttttcgatcaaatcACGCAGCGACTTGGGCGGTAGCACGGTTTCTCGATCAAGAGGCATCAAAAAGCACCGACCGTTGTCCTTGTCAATGATGCCCGACTGGTTGAACTTGAAATCGTGCAAGAACCTTCCCTGGCGCTGACCACGGAATACCGGTACGTTGATCTTGGAGTAGTTTTCATCATCGGACAAACCCAGTTCGAATTCCTCCTTGAAGAATTGTTCGCTTACTTCCTTCTCCGCGTCTTCCATGCGGCTTTCCATCTCATTGAGGTCGTTCTGGAACGGTTTGAATAGGTCCTCGAATTGACCTAGCCGTTGCATCGAGTTGAGATCATCGGAGGCGTCACGGAGCATCGAATTCATGTAGTACATTTGGTTGTCATTCATGTTGGATGAATCGTACGGAATCTGACAGAAGCCGTGGAATCGTAGGTGATTTCTCGAGTGAGCATACTGCCGATAGTAGAACACACCGGCAATGATGCCCAACGATGTTACCAACAGGGCAATCAAAAACAGGATATAAGTGGTGGCTGATGAAAACCGGCGGGCACGGCGGATCAGAATAATGCTAGACGCTGCCGATTCGTCATCGCGGGGTACATCCTGAAATACAGTGCAGAGAATGGCGTTAGAATGGTAAGTAATAGTAATGTGTTTCGGAATCGGTGAGACGTAGGTGAACGTCGATGATACGCAGCGCCGAACAACCGATGGTGACCTTGAACTGGTGCTATGTGCGTGCTATGAACTTGATTTATTATAAATTCTTAATTATGTCCgtaattgttgattcagtgttatctgtttagatgtaaaaaataaatgaaatgaatgtccGCGTAGACCTATGTGTAGAATAATAGCTTGTGGTTAGCTGACGACGCACGTACCTAAGgggaactcccataagaaatgtacgtgcgttcaacaataggcgaagaaattagccattcaacatttggcgaattatcCTATTTGTTTGATTCCTTGGCTTGATGTGCAAAATTAATTTGCGATGAAGAAATATTGAGAAGAactgcgaggagatggaacagctgtgccgttctcaagaaacacgcaagttctatcagaagctcaacgcatcccgcaaaggcttcgtggcgtgcagggataaggatgggagcatcttgacggacgaacgtgtggtgatcgaaaggtggaagcagcactacgaagaacatttgaatggcgctgagagtacaggcattGGAAGTCAAGGCagtcatcaagatgggcccgaaaaagctagccacttgcctgcacaaactgatagtcagaatctgggaaacagaacagctaccggaggagtggaaggaaggggttatatgtcccatctacaacaAAGGCATCAAGCTGcaatgtgagaactttcgagcgatcaccatccttaatgccgcctacaaagtgatatcccagatcatcttccaacgtctgtcaccattagtgaatgagttcgtgggaagttatcaagccggcttcgttgacggccgctcgacaacggaccaggtCTTTACTGTAcccggcaaatccttcaaaaattccgtgaataccaggtcccaacgctccatctgttcgttgatttcaaggcggtatacgacagtatagagctgtaaaaaattatggacgagaacagcttgcctgggaagcttaccagactgatcaaagcaacggtggatggtgtgcaaaactgtgtgaagatttctggCGACCACTCCAGTTCgatcgaatcgcgccggggactaagacaaggtgatggactctcgtgcctgttgttcaacattgcgctagaaggtgtcatgcgaagagccgggtgtaacagccggggtaggattttcaacagatccagtcaatttatttttttcgcggatgacatggacattgtcggccgaacatttgcaaaggtggcagaaccagcgcgacagggcccgcctgggaagcagtgttacgatagacggggataccttcgaggtggtcgaggaattcgtctacctcggatccttgctaacggctgataacaatgttagtcgtgaaatacggtggcgcatcatctgtggaagtcggaccTACAGCGGGCTCCAGAacaaactgcggtcaaaaaagattcgccaccgcaccaaatgtgtcatgtacaagacgctaataagaccggttgtcctctacggacatgaaacatggaaatgctcgaggaggacttgcaagcactcggagtattcgagagacgggtgcttaggaccatctttggcggtgtgcaagaaaacggtgtgtggcggcgaagaatgaaccgcgagctcgcccaactctacggcgaacccagtatccagaaggtagctaaagccggaatggtacgatgggcaggacatattgcaagaatgccggacagcaaccctgcaaagatggtgttcacttccgatccggcaggtacgagacggcgtggagcgcagcgagcgagatgggcagaccaggtgcaaaacgacttggcgagcgtggggcgtattcgaggatggagagatgcggcttcgaaccgtgtattgtggcgtcaaattgttgattcagtgttatctgtttagatgtagactaaataaatgaatgaatgaa comes from Armigeres subalbatus isolate Guangzhou_Male chromosome 2, GZ_Asu_2, whole genome shotgun sequence and encodes:
- the LOC134213178 gene encoding uncharacterized protein LOC134213178 codes for the protein MTIITRPFADAKKSEKTILPLVGSSGAAPSAPSDVPRDDESAASSIILIRRARRFSSATTYILFLIALLVTSLGIIAGVFYYRQYAHSRNHLRFHGFCQIPYDSSNMNDNQMYYMNSMLRDASDDLNSMQRLGQFEDLFKPFQNDLNEMESRMEDAEKEVSEQFFKEEFELGLSDDENYSKINVPVFRGQRQGRFLHDFKFNQSGIIDKDNGRCFLMPLDRETVLPPKSLRDLIEKMWNGYYNINTSTVRKNMRVITPELEDLSDVSPRITNECKDMKIYRLEKIVSGVFKRSADLHQHAKYAEFGGNHITEIDIQNLEDIAQ